Proteins co-encoded in one Anolis carolinensis isolate JA03-04 unplaced genomic scaffold, rAnoCar3.1.pri scaffold_9, whole genome shotgun sequence genomic window:
- the LOC100564486 gene encoding AFG3-like protein 1: MAYRLGWAAARGPPLLAALWRSRCRGLRGLAPAQQPRSIASFQQLLYSKPPEEPHRSKDQAKNAGGSNNGGEGNRGKKEDDSNWWNRVQKGEFPWDNKNFRYLLVMGAGIVSGFLYFYWQDPGREISWKHFVQYYLARGVVERLEVVNKEFVRVFPVPGATFEKYVWFNIGSVDTFERNLEAAQQELGIDMAHQVSVVYSTESDGSFLMGLVPTLLLFGFLLFALRRGPMGGGGRGPRSLFSLAETTAKVQQGGTQVQFKDVAGCEEAKLEILEFVNFLKNPKQYQELGAKIPKGAMLTGPPGTGKTLLAKATAGEANVPFITVNGSEFLEMFVGVGPARVRDMFALARKNAPCILFIDEIDAVGRKRGQGHFGGQSEQENTLNQLLVEMDGFNSSTNVVILAGTNRPDVLDPALMRPGRFDRQIYIGPPDIKGRASIFKVHLRPLRLDAGISRDALARKMAARTPGFTGADISNVCNEAALIAARHASPTVDEKHFEQAIERVIGGLEKKTQILQPNEKAVVAYHEAGHAVVGWFLEHADPLLKVSIIPRGRGLGYAQYLPREQFLYTREQLFDRMCMMLGGRVAEQLFFGRITTGAQDDLRKVTQSAYAQVVQFGMSERLGQVSFDPPQQGDLAPEKPFSEATAELIDEEVRSLIMAAYEKTQALLTRCRDQVEKVGKRLLEKEVLEKADMVELLGPRPFAEKSSYEEFVEGTGSLEEDTSLPEGLKDWNVQRKEDEEEVEEGQGQRSQEKAS; this comes from the exons ATGGCTTACCGGCTGGGGTGGGCGGCGGCTCGAGGGCCTCCGTTGTTGGCCGCTCTGTGGAGAAGCCGCTGCCGAGGGCTCCGGGGCCTGGCGCCGGCTCAGCAG CCAAGAAGTATAGCATCCTTCCAGCAGCTATTGTATTCAAAGCCACCTGAAG AGCCTCATCGCTCCAAAGATCAAGCCAAAAATGCTGGCGGAAGCAATAATGGAGGAGAAGGCAACCGAGGCAAAAAGGAGGACGATTCCAATTGGTGGAATCGTGTGCAGAAg GGAGAATTCCCATGGGATAATAAAAACTTCCGATACCTCTTGGTCATGGGAGCTGGCATTGTCTCTGGCTTCCTGTATTTCTACTGGCAAGATCCTGGCCGAGAGATCAGCTGGAAGCACTTTGTGCAATACTACTTGGCCCGCGGAGTG GTAGAGCGGCTGGAAGTGGTGAACAAGGAATTTGTGCGGGTATTTCCGGTCCCCGGGGCCACTTTTGAG AAGTATGTCTGGTTCAACATCGGCAGTGTGGATACGTTTGAACGGAACTTAGAGGCGGCTCAACAAGAGCTGGGCATTGACATGGCACACCAGGTCTCGGTGGTCTACAGCACTGAGAGCGATGG CTCCTTCCTGATGGGCCTGGTGCCCACTCTGCTCCTGTTCGGCTTCCTGCTCTTTGCTCTGAGGCGGGGGCCCATGGGCGGCGGGGGCCGAGGGCCCAGGAGCCTCTTCAGCCTGGCCGAGACCACGGCCAAGGTCCAGCAGGGCGGCACCCAGGTGCAGTTCAAGGACGTGGCCGGCTGCGAGGAGGCCAAGTTGGAGATCCTGGAGTTTGTCAACTTCCTGAAGAATCCCAAGCAGTACCAAGAGCTGGGGGCCAAGATCCCAAAG GGAGCAATGCTGACCGGCCCCCCAGGAACAGGCAAGACCCTCCTGGCCAAAGCGACCGCAGGAGAAGCCAACGTCCCTTTCATCACCGTCAATGGCTCTGAGTTCCTGGAGATGTTTGTGGGCGTTGGACCGGCCAGA GTGCGGGACATGTTTGCCTTGGCCCGGAAGAACGCTCCCTGCATTCTCTTCATCGACGAGATCGACGCCGTTGGGAGAAAACGGGGCCAGGGACACTTTGGGGGCCAAAGCGAGCAGGAAAACACCCTCAACCAGCTGCTGGTGGAGATGGACG GGTTCAACAGCAGCACTAACGTTGTGATCCTCGCAGGCACCAACCGTCCGGACGTCCTGGACCCGGCGTTGATGCGACCGGGGCGTTTTGACCGCCAAATTTATATTG GGCCACCAGACATCAAAGGCAGAGCATCCATCTTCAAAGTCCACCTCCGACCTCTCAGGCTGGATGCAGGTATCAGCCGAGACGCTCTGGCGAGGAAGATGGCTGCCCGGACGCCCGGGTTCACAG ggGCTGATATCTCCAATGTGTGCAACGAGGCTGCCCTGATTGCTGCGCGACACGCCAGCCCTACCGTGGACGAGAAGCACTTTGAGCAGGCTATCGAAAGAGTCATTGGGG GGCTTGAGAAGAAAACTCAGATCCTGCAACCAAATGAGAAGGCGGTAGTGGCATACCACGAGGCGGGACACGCCGTGGTCGGGTGGTTCTTGGAGCATGCAGACCCCTTGCTCAAG GTGTCCATCATCCCCCGAGGGAGAGGCCTGGGCTATGCGCAATACCTTCCCCGGGAGCAGTTCCTCTACACCCGGGAGCAGCTCTTTGACCGGATGTGCATGATGCTGGGCGGCCGCGTGGCCGAGCAGCTCTTCTTTGGGCGGATCACCACCGGGGCCCAGGACGACCTCCGGAAGGTGACCCAGAGCGCCTACGCCCAG gtGGTGCAGTTCGGCATGAGCGAGAGGCTGGGCCAGGTCTCCTTCGACCCCCCGCAGCAAGGCGACCTGGCTCCCGAGAAGCCCTTCAGTGAAGCCACGGCGGAGCTGATTGACGAGGAGGTCCGCTCCTTGATTATGGCAGCCTACGAAAAGACCCAGGCCCTCCTGACACGATGCAGGGACCAGGTGGAAAAG GTCGGGAAGCGTCTGCTGGAGAAGGAGGTGCTGGAGAAAGCTGACATGGTGGAGCTTCTGGGCCCGAGGCCCTTTGCGGAGAAGTCCAGCTACGAGGAGTTTGTGGAGGGAACCGGGAGCCTAGAGGAAGACACCTCCCTCCCTGAAGGACTGAAGGACTGGAACGTCCAGCGGAAGGAGGACGAAGAGGAGGTGGAGGAAGGCCAAGGACAGAGGAGCCAGGAGAAGGCCTCGTAG